Within the Amycolatopsis camponoti genome, the region ATGTTCGGGATTGCCCGAAGAGGCATTCTCGAAGGCGGCAGACAGCTTAGTTGCTGCACTAGGGGTTAGTTGAGCGATCCGACTATCAACCTCGTTTCGCACCGTGGTAAAGGCGTCTTCTACAGCGGCCCCGAAGCGAAGTTCTATCTCCTTTGAGCTGACGTAAAGGTAGACGGCTCCAACAATTCGTCCCAGGATTTCTTCGCCATGTCGTATCGATTCGGTTATTTCCATCCTTTCTCTAGCGTTTCCGGGGGGAGGCTCAACAACCTGCTGTGGATTGGCTGAAGAGATACTCAAATCGCGATCGCGAGCAGCTTCAAGGTGAATCTTGCCTGAATCAATACTGGCCTGTAGTTCATTCAGGCTTGATGACCAATAAGTCTGCCTCCCTTCTTCTTTATCAAAGGTCGCTTCGCGTCGTGAAAGCTTCGCAGCTCGAATGCCGGATGGCGTGAGTCGGTCGTCCTTAATCTCGAATCCAGAAACCTCTTGTGATAGCCAGTCAATCGCGTCGACGTCGTCTGAGAGGCGTGCTAATCTGCTTGCTTTTCGAACAATCTGAGGCGGAGGAAGTCGCGAAAGCTCGATGTCGGACAGGATCTCTTCTGCTAGGGCCAGTGCGGCATCGCGCCGAGTCAACGTCATTGTCCAGTCCTCGTTGTTATTGCCAGTGCTTCTATGTCGTTCGACTGCTACGCGGTGTTACTGATCACAAGCAAGTGGGCGGCCTTTCGGTATCTCGACGACTTGGCGCAGCCCGATCACGCTGTGTCAAGGGGGCGCTTCTCGCCTGACCGCCGTTGACTTGCTCGGTCGCCCCTTTACGCGGCGTGATAGCCCTCTGGGAGGTCGTCGAGATACCGTTTGGCCGCACACGGACGCAACCGCCGCGCACGTCCCGGCCGTCTCGATGATCTGCCCGTCCGGCGAGGACATCTCTTCTTCTTGAGCCCGGCCCCCGGTGGCGAGCATGGCGGCGTGATGATCAGCCCCGGGGCATGTGGGCAGAATGTGGGCAGCCCCGGGGCTGAGTCGCGTCCGGAGCTGCCTCGGGAATGAAAAAGCCACGTCCACCTGAGTGAACGTGGCCGATCCGGTCGGGCTGACAGGATTTGAACCTGCGACCCCTTGACCCCCAGTCAAGTGCGCTACCAAACTGCGCCACAGCCCGGACCCGCACTCGCTGAGTGCGTGAGAAGTACTTTAGCGTGCCCGCCGAACCACCCTGCGCGCGGGGTCCTGATCCGCCTGACCTGCGCAAACAGGTCAGGCGGGCTCGGGGGGCTCACGCAGCGTTGCCGGCGTGGGTCAGCGTCTGCCACGCCACGAACAGGTTGTTCGAACCCGCCGGGCGCTGGCGCTCCGTCAGCGTCTGCGTGTTCGCCATCGCGATGCCCAAGCGCGTGTGCAGCGCGTTGAAGCCCACCTCCGTCACCGGGCCCAGGCCCAGCTTCAACGAACCGCCGCAGAGCCAGGACGGCACCGCCGTGCCCAGCTGGTACTTCGACTGGAACCCCAGCGCTTGGCGCAGGCGCTCGCCCACGTCCGTTCCGTACACGTCCTGGCCCTGGATGCGCAGCGTCTCCGCCACGTCCGCGATCGCCGCTATTCCGTAGCCCGTGTGGGTGAAGTCGCGGCAGGTCTCCTGCGTGAGGCCGTCCACGAACGTTCCCTGGCCCTGCCAATAGCCGACGATCTGATCCCTGGTCGACAACCCGCTGCCCGGGACCGTCTTGGGCAACGATCCGTCGGAGGACAGGTACACGTAGGCCGCGACGCGGTTGCGGTAGCGGGTCACCGCCTTGTCGAAGTTCGTCTTGTCCTCCAGGAACACCGAGATGCCGACCGCGGCCTCCATCATGGACAGTTCCCAGTTGCCGTTGCTGTTGCTGCCGTTGATGATTTTGTTCAGGTAGACATTGCGCAGCATCGTGCCGAAACGGCCTGAGTTCGGCCAGCTCGTGTACGTGTACTTGATGATCTCCGCCGCGCGCGGCCAGGACGAGCCCGCCCAGCCCGTCTGCAGGGGCGCGTTGCTGTTGGTGTGACTCGTGATCGTCGCCGACCACGCGTCCATCAGCGCGATCGCTTTCTGCGCGTAGCGGGCGTCGCCGGAGATGTACCAGATCAGGGCGTCCGTGTACGCCGCGATCGCGTCTTCGCGCTCGTCCGTGCAGCCGTAGTTCGGGTTCGAGTACGAGCCGCATTCGACGACCGCGCGTGGCTTCGGTGTCCGCGAAAGCGATGCGTACGCACTCGCTTTGGCTTGGTCGTAAGCGGCTTTCCACGGCTGGGCACCGGCGTTCACCTGCGCCTTCACGAAGTCCAGCTGCGGGCGGCTGACCAGCACGCCCGGGTGCGTGAACGTCGCCGGCGCCGCGGGGGCCGGGGTGGCGACGAGGCCCAGGGCCAGCGGGACCGAGAGGGCGAGGGTCAGGACTTTTCTCAAGCGGGACATGGCTCTCCTCGAGACGGCGTTGTCCTTGAAGGGAGGTGGTTCACCAGCGCGCTGTCCCGACAGTCTCATGGTCCAGACCATCGTCAGTCAAGAAGCGGGATGCCCTTTCTTCGTCTCCTGAAGAAAAGAGCCGGAAAATGTTCAGCCCGCTGAACGGAAAACGCCTTCCGTTCAGCGGGCTGAATTACCGTGCCATTAGCCGAGACCCGCGCTGACGGCGTTCATCAACGTCCCGGTGTCACCCGACATCTCCCACGCCATCACGCCGAGCAGGCCGCGCTGCTTCAGCCACGTCGTCTTCAGCCCGATCGACCAAGCGTCGTCGAACGTCCACCACTGGCCGCCGTTGCCCGTGTAGCACGACGTCGCCACCGCCGCCGTGTCGTGGTGGACCGTGCACCCCGGCACGCTCGCCAGCAGGTTCGCGTACCCGCGGGTCCCCGCTTCCTCGGCGAACTGCCCCGGCGCGGCCCCGGTCGCCGACTGCCATTCGCCGCTCTTGCCGCCGTCCGCCACGCCCTGCCAGCCTCGTCCGTAGAACGCCAACCCCAAGGTCAGCCGCCGTGGGTCGACGCCCGCGTTCGTGTACGCGTTGATCGCCGCTTCCGCGCTGAAGTGGAAGTTGTACGGGTCGTCCGCGTCCGCGTACAGGTTGCCCTGGTGCCCGGTGCGGTTCGGCTCCCACGAGTTGTCGCTGCCCGAACCGTGGAAGTCGTACCCCTGCACGTTCGCCACGTCCAGGTAGCTGAACACCTTCGACAGGTCCCAGCCGGAGGCCACCTTGGCCGGGTCCGCCGGCGTGAACGCGTGCAGCTGGTACCGCTTGCCGGTCGTCGCACCGTACGCGTCGAGCTGCGCGCGGAACTCGGCCAGCAACGCCGTCAGGTTGTTCTTGTCGTTCGGGCTCCAGTGGTTGCCCGGGTGGCCGTCGGCGCTCGCCGGCCACTCCCAGTCGAGGTCGATGCCGTCGAAGAGGTCGGCCGCCGTGCCCGGGCCGCCCGCGCCGCCGTAGGTCGCGAGGTTGCCCTTGATCCACGTGTCGAGGCACGACGCGACGAACTTCTTGCGCGACGCGTCCGTGGCCGCGACGTCCGAGAAGTACTTCGAATACGTCCAGCCGCCCAGCGAGACCAGCACCTTCAGGTTCGGGTGCTTCGCCTTGAGCTTCTTGAGCTGGTTGAAGTTGCCGCGCAACGACTCCCAGCCCGTGTCGGCCACGCCGTCCACCGACTGCGCCGCCGCGAACGGCCGCGAGTAGTCGGCTTCGGCGTCACCCGCGCCGTCACCCTGGTTGGGATCCTGCGGGTTCGCGGTCGTGCCCTTCGTGACGCCGGAGAGGCACGTCAGGTTCACCGGGTCGATGTTCTCGAAGGCGTACAGCAGGTGCGTCAGCTTCGCCGCCGCGCCCGACGTCTCGAGGTTTTTGACGAAGTACTGGCGCCCGTAGATGCCCCACTGCACGAAGTACCCGACCTTCGCGTAGCCCGCGACGATGTCGCCGGTCCGCGCGGTCACCGCGGCACTCGGCGCGGACACGTTGTCGTAGCCGTCCCGGGCGCGCACCGTGAAGGTGTACGAAGTGGACGGTGCCAGCCCCGTCACGACGGCGGACGTCGTGGTCACCGTGGTCGCCAGGGTGGAACCGCGGTAGACGTCGTAGCTGACCACGCCGGTGTTGTCCGTCGACGCCGTCCAGGTGAGGGAGACGCTGCCCGAGTCGGCGGCTGTCGAGCGCAGGCCGCTCGGCGCGGACGGCGGGGAAGTGTCGTCGGCCGGGTTGTTGGTCGTCACGGCCAGGGCCGCGCTCGCCGCGGACGTCGTGCCCTTGGAGTCCTTGGCCTTCACCGTGAACGAGTACGCGGTACCCGGCGTGAGCCCGCTGATCGTGGCGCTCGTCCCGGTCACCGACGCGGCCAAGGCCGTGCCCTGGTAGACGTCGTAGCCGGTCACCGGGAGCGATCCGGCCGTCGAGGCGTTCCAGGCCAGCGCGACCGTCTTGGTCGTCTTCGCGACCAGCCGCAGGTTGGCCGGCGCGCCCGGGGGAGTGTCGGGTGAACCGTCGCAGTTCGCGTTGTCGACGCGGCACTGCGCCGGCGTCGCCGCCGCGCTGAGCCGGAAGGTCGGGCTGTACGGGTAGGTGGTGCGGCCCGGCGCCAGTGTCGCGATGTAGTACGCCGGGGTGACCGTGACCTGGGTGCCGTTCTGCGTCACCGTGCCGTTTTCGCCGGTCGAGGCGGTGACGCCGGCGGGCAGCGTGAAGGTGATCGCCCAGTTGCTCACCGAGGCGGTCCCGGTGTTGGCGACGGTGTAGGTGCCGGTGGTGCCGCTCATCGCCAGGGTGGCGGTCAGCGAACCGGCCGCGGCAGCGGGTGGCGCGAGCGCCGCGACGCCGCCGGTGGCGATCAGTACGGCGGCGAGCGCGGAGCGTAGTCGTGCGGGAGTGCGTCTCATGGCGGTTCTCCAAGCGACACGAGGGACAAGGTGGTCTAGACCACGTCCGAATGTAACCCGCACCGGATAACCGGTCTAGACCACATCGATCAAGACGAAACGGGCCCGCGCCCGAACGGTCGAAGCCGTTGTCCGAACGGAGGTTTCACCGCCCCGTGAAGGTCGCTTTCCCCGGTCCGTCGGCGAGGAACGACTTCACGGCGTTGCGGAGGTCTTCAGTCTCGAACAGCTCGGCGGCGATCGACGTGATGTTCGCGTTCGCCTCCGGGACACCGCCGGCGGAGAAGTGGTCGAGGACGC harbors:
- a CDS encoding AbiTii domain-containing protein — its product is MTLTRRDAALALAEEILSDIELSRLPPPQIVRKASRLARLSDDVDAIDWLSQEVSGFEIKDDRLTPSGIRAAKLSRREATFDKEEGRQTYWSSSLNELQASIDSGKIHLEAARDRDLSISSANPQQVVEPPPGNARERMEITESIRHGEEILGRIVGAVYLYVSSKEIELRFGAAVEDAFTTVRNEVDSRIAQLTPSAATKLSAAFENASSGNPEHWANAASACRRLLKAIADELRQPGEPIDGRPMTDDRYINRLIDWIANQNAVGNTLRDVVTADLQDFGKRIDAFDDAGHKGAHAEVSKYEASRFITGAYLLIGDILRLWAEVKSASADVQTKTTITATAEVVQPDPAYRDVAAGPDSPPNSPVFRPGQTSS
- a CDS encoding alginate lyase family protein, which produces MSRLRKVLTLALSVPLALGLVATPAPAAPATFTHPGVLVSRPQLDFVKAQVNAGAQPWKAAYDQAKASAYASLSRTPKPRAVVECGSYSNPNYGCTDEREDAIAAYTDALIWYISGDARYAQKAIALMDAWSATITSHTNSNAPLQTGWAGSSWPRAAEIIKYTYTSWPNSGRFGTMLRNVYLNKIINGSNSNGNWELSMMEAAVGISVFLEDKTNFDKAVTRYRNRVAAYVYLSSDGSLPKTVPGSGLSTRDQIVGYWQGQGTFVDGLTQETCRDFTHTGYGIAAIADVAETLRIQGQDVYGTDVGERLRQALGFQSKYQLGTAVPSWLCGGSLKLGLGPVTEVGFNALHTRLGIAMANTQTLTERQRPAGSNNLFVAWQTLTHAGNAA
- a CDS encoding glycosyl hydrolase family 18 protein, whose translation is MRRTPARLRSALAAVLIATGGVAALAPPAAAAGSLTATLAMSGTTGTYTVANTGTASVSNWAITFTLPAGVTASTGENGTVTQNGTQVTVTPAYYIATLAPGRTTYPYSPTFRLSAAATPAQCRVDNANCDGSPDTPPGAPANLRLVAKTTKTVALAWNASTAGSLPVTGYDVYQGTALAASVTGTSATISGLTPGTAYSFTVKAKDSKGTTSAASAALAVTTNNPADDTSPPSAPSGLRSTAADSGSVSLTWTASTDNTGVVSYDVYRGSTLATTVTTTSAVVTGLAPSTSYTFTVRARDGYDNVSAPSAAVTARTGDIVAGYAKVGYFVQWGIYGRQYFVKNLETSGAAAKLTHLLYAFENIDPVNLTCLSGVTKGTTANPQDPNQGDGAGDAEADYSRPFAAAQSVDGVADTGWESLRGNFNQLKKLKAKHPNLKVLVSLGGWTYSKYFSDVAATDASRKKFVASCLDTWIKGNLATYGGAGGPGTAADLFDGIDLDWEWPASADGHPGNHWSPNDKNNLTALLAEFRAQLDAYGATTGKRYQLHAFTPADPAKVASGWDLSKVFSYLDVANVQGYDFHGSGSDNSWEPNRTGHQGNLYADADDPYNFHFSAEAAINAYTNAGVDPRRLTLGLAFYGRGWQGVADGGKSGEWQSATGAAPGQFAEEAGTRGYANLLASVPGCTVHHDTAAVATSCYTGNGGQWWTFDDAWSIGLKTTWLKQRGLLGVMAWEMSGDTGTLMNAVSAGLG